Genomic window (Caldinitratiruptor microaerophilus):
TGCGACCCCGCCAAGGCCCGGTACAACAAGATCATCATCATGACCGACGCGGACGTGGACGGGAGCCACATCCGCACCCTCCTTCTCACGTTCTTCTACCGTTACATGCGCCCCCTCGTCGAAGCCGGTTACATCTACGCGGCCCGCCCGCCCCTCTACCTCATCCGCAAGGGCAAGCAGCACTACTACGCCTATTCGGAGGAGGAGAAGGACCGCATCGTGGCGCGGCTCGGGGGCGTCACGGACAAGCCCCAGCGGTACAAGGGCCTGGGCGAGATGAACCCGGAGCAGCTGTGGGAGACCACCATGAACCCGGCCACCCGGACCCTCATCCAGGTCTCCCTCGAGGACGCCATGGCGGCCGACCAGATCTTCGACATCCTCATGGGCGAGCGGGTTGAACCGCGGCGGGAGTTCATCGAGCAGCACGCGCACGAGGTGGAGGAACTCGACACCATCGGCTAGCCGGGACGGCGCGGCGGAACGGAGGACCCGAACTTGAGCATCGAGCAGCCCCAGAACATCCTCAGGACCGACATCGAGCAGGAGGTCAAGAAGTCGTTCATCACCTACGCGATGTCGGTCATCGTGAGCCGCGCCCTGCCCGACGTGCGGGACGGCCTGAAGCCCGTGCAGCGCCGGATCCTCTACGCCATGAACGAGGCCGGCAACACGGCCGACCGGCCGTACCGCAAGTCGGCGAAGACCGTGGGCGACGTGATGGGCAACTACCACCCGCACGGCGACATGGCCATCTACGACGCCCTGGTCCGCATGGCGCAGGACTGGAACCTGCGGGTCCCGCTCATCGACGGGCAGGGCAATTTCGGCAGCATCGACGGCGACCCGCCCGCGGCGATGCGGTACTGCGTGACCGGTGACACCCTGGTGGTCACCGACCAGGGCCTGGTGCGCATCGACCGCCTGTCGCCGGACGGGCGCGAAGACGTCTCCATCCGCGTGCTGTCGGCGCGCGGCGTCGTCAACACGGCGAGCAAGTGGTTCGACTCGGGCCGCTGGCCCACACGACGGGTCGTCACGCGGTACGGATACGAGGTCACGGGTACGACGAATCACCCCCTCCTGTGCTGGGTGCAGGGGGAGGATGGGACGCCCGACCTCGTCTGGAAGACCATCGCCCAGATCCGGCCCGGGGACTGGCTCGTGCTGGACCGCAGCGAGGCGCTCTGGCCGCAGGACCCCGTCGACATCACGGGCTTGCACCCCGAACTGCCGCCGGGCTCCCGGGTAGAGCGCCACGAACTGCCCGCGCGCCTGGACAAGGACCTGGCGTTCCTGCTGGGCGCCCTCGTGGCGGAGGGCACCGTGCGTGATCAGGTCATCGAGTTCACCAACGTGCCGGGGCCCTTTGCCGAGGCCTTCCAGGAGGCGTGGCTCCGGGTCTTCCCGACCTGCCGGCTGCACGTGTTCCTGCGCGAGGCGGTCGGCTACGGCCGCAAGCCGTTCTACCAGATGCAGGTGGTGAGCCGGCAGGTCGTCACCTTCCTCCGCGGTCTGGGCCTCGGCGGGCGGTCCGCCCAGCGCGAGATCCCGCCGGCGGTGCTCCAGTCGCCCCAGCCGGTGGCCGCTGCCTTCCTGCGCGGTCTCTTCGAGGGCGACGGGGCGGTGGAGCGCTCGGGCCGCGCGATGCTACGCGCCTCCCTCGTCTCGGCAAGCCGCACGCTCCTCCGGCAGGTCCAGACCCTCCTGCTCCGGTTCGGCATCGTATCCATGCTGCGGCGGGACGAGAGCCGGGGCACGTACCGCCTCCTGCTCGTTGGCCGGCGTAACCTGCAGGCCTTCGCGGAAAAGATCGGCTTCGTGTCGCCCGCCAAGCAGGAAGCCCTGGCGCAAGCTCTGAGGACGTACTCAGGCCGTGCGCTCTCGCGGACGGACTTCATCCCTTTCCTGTCCGACTTCGTTCGGACGCGGGCGGGCCGCGGCGAGCGTGAGTGGCTGTCCAGGCACAACTTCGACCGGCCGGACCGGCTCGCTGAAGCCCTGCCGCGCCTCAGCCGGGTCATGGCCGCCGCCGACCTGGACTGGATCCGGGAGTTGGCGCAGGGCACTTACTTCTTCGACCAGGTGATCGCGGTCGAGGACGCGGGCGAGCACACCGTGTACTCGATCCGCGTCGACAGCGCCTGCCACTCCTTCGTCGCGAACGGGTTCGTCAACCACAACACCGAGGCCCGCCTCTCCCGGATCGCCGGCGAGATGCTGCGGGACATCGACAAGGACACCGTCGACTTCGTCGACAACTACGACAACAGCCTCCGGGAGCCGGTGGTGCTGCCGTCCCGGTTCCCGAACCTCCTGGTCAACGGCTCCTCCGGCATCGCCGTCGGCATGGCGACCAACATCCCGCCGCACAACCTCGGCGAGGTGATCGACGCGCTCTTTGCCATGATCGACCGCCCCCAGATCACGTCCGAGGAGCTCATGGCCTACGTGAAGGGGCCCGACTTCCCGACCGGCGCCCTCATCCTGGGCCGGGACGAGATCCGCAAGGCGTACACGACCGGCCGCGGCTCGATCACGCTGCGCGCCAGGGCGCACATCGAGGTCGACCGCCGCGACCGCAGCCGGATCCTCATCACCGAGCTTCCCTACATGGTGAACAAGGCGAAGCTCATCGCCCGCATCGCCGAGCTCGTGCGGGAGCACAAGATCGAGGGCATCACCGACCTGCGGGACGAGTCGGACCGGACGGGGCTGCGGATCGCCATCGAGGTGCGCCGGGACGCGAGCGCCCGGGTGATCCTGAACCTCCTCTACAAGCACACGCCGCTCCAGACGACCTTCCCCGTCCACATGCTGGCGCTGGTCGACGGCCGGCCCCGCACCCTGAACCTGCGCGACGCGCTCTGGCACTACCTGCAGCACCAGAAGGACGTCATCGTCCGCCGGTCCCGGTTCGACCTCAAGAAGGCCGAGGACCGGGCCCACATCGTCGAGGGGCTCCTCAAGGCGCTGGACGTGATCGACGAGGTGATCCGGACGATCCGGGAGAGCCCGGACACGGACACCGCCCGGACCCGCCTGATGCAGCGGTTCGGGTTCACCGAGGTGCAGGCGCAGCACATCCTCGACATGCAGCTGCGCCGGCTGACCGCGCTCGAGCGGAACAAGCTGGAGGAGGAGTACCAGGAGCTGCAGGACCGGATCGCCTACCTGCGGGCGGTGCTGGCCAGCGAGTCGCTGCAGTACAAGATCATCCGCCAGGAGCTGGCGGAGATCAAGGAGAAGTACGCCGACGAGCGGCGAACCCGCATCGTCGACGAGTCCGGGGAACTCGACGTCGAGGACCTGGTGGCCCAGGAGGACATCGTTGTCACCCTCACCCACCTGGGGTACGTCAAGCGGATGCCGGTGACGACCTACCGGAGCCAGCGCCGGGGCGGGCGGGGGATCACCGGGGCGACGACCCGGGAGGAGGACTTCGTCGAGCACCTCTTCATCACGACCACCCACCACAGCCTCATGTTCTTCACCGACCGCGGCCGCTGCTTCCGCCTGAAGGCCCACGAGATCCCGGAGGCGAGCCGAACGGCCCGCGGCACGGCGCTCATCAACCTCATCAACCTCGAGCCGGGCGAGAAGATCCAGGCCGTGATCCCGATCCGCGACGCGGAGGGGGAGGGGTTCCTCTTCTTCGCCACCCGTCAGGGCTACGTGAAGAAGACCCCGCTGGCGGAGTACGCCAACGTCCGCTCCTCGGGGCTCATCGCCATCCGCCTCGAGGAGGGCGACGGGGTGGTGGGGGT
Coding sequences:
- the gyrA gene encoding DNA gyrase subunit A, which gives rise to MQVVSRQVVTFLRGLGLGGRSAQREIPPAVLQSPQPVAAAFLRGLFEGDGAVERSGRAMLRASLVSASRTLLRQVQTLLLRFGIVSMLRRDESRGTYRLLLVGRRNLQAFAEKIGFVSPAKQEALAQALRTYSGRALSRTDFIPFLSDFVRTRAGRGEREWLSRHNFDRPDRLAEALPRLSRVMAAADLDWIRELAQGTYFFDQVIAVEDAGEHTVYSIRVDSACHSFVANGFVNHNTEARLSRIAGEMLRDIDKDTVDFVDNYDNSLREPVVLPSRFPNLLVNGSSGIAVGMATNIPPHNLGEVIDALFAMIDRPQITSEELMAYVKGPDFPTGALILGRDEIRKAYTTGRGSITLRARAHIEVDRRDRSRILITELPYMVNKAKLIARIAELVREHKIEGITDLRDESDRTGLRIAIEVRRDASARVILNLLYKHTPLQTTFPVHMLALVDGRPRTLNLRDALWHYLQHQKDVIVRRSRFDLKKAEDRAHIVEGLLKALDVIDEVIRTIRESPDTDTARTRLMQRFGFTEVQAQHILDMQLRRLTALERNKLEEEYQELQDRIAYLRAVLASESLQYKIIRQELAEIKEKYADERRTRIVDESGELDVEDLVAQEDIVVTLTHLGYVKRMPVTTYRSQRRGGRGITGATTREEDFVEHLFITTTHHSLMFFTDRGRCFRLKAHEIPEASRTARGTALINLINLEPGEKIQAVIPIRDAEGEGFLFFATRQGYVKKTPLAEYANVRSSGLIAIRLEEGDGVVGVRRTTGQQEIILVSSAGYALRFHEDDVRPMGRDARGVKGIELDEGAAVIGMDVVQPDADLLVATRMAMGKRTPLAEYPTYRRGARGVKTFNLTARTGDLVAIKTVREQSELFLITERGILIRMPAAQVRQTGRIAQGVILMNLEPGDSLVAVAEALTRDDEDGE